The following coding sequences lie in one Paraburkholderia largidicola genomic window:
- a CDS encoding putative 2-aminoethylphosphonate ABC transporter permease subunit produces the protein MSAVLIERRSGEEAHEEVRQITHWHDRIAQLALLLMSAMLALFLLMPLALVIGKCFVDADGKFIGLANFSGYLASKAVWTSALHSVAVACTVTSIVIPMAFTFAYALTRSCMPMKNAVRTVALLPLLAPTLLSAVSFIYWFGNSGLLKPLLHGHSIYGFSGIVCSLVYAAFPHVLMILVTALSLSDGRLYEAADAMGTSRLRKFVTITLPGAKYGLISATMVSFTICINDFGVPVVIGGPYTVLSTDIYKLIIGLQDFNRSAVVSLLLLCPALVAFAVDYFIRRKQQSQLGARSTPFQPKPSRGFDMAMLAYCAVVCLLMIAVVGISVFASFVKFWPYQMSLGLQHYKMGLIAAGIFDAYKNSLKMAACVAIGGTAIVFGGAYLVEKTRGPRWLRGFINLCAILPMGVPGLVLGISYIFLFNAPANPLNGLYGTLALLAVVTVVHYYSSSHLTAVTALRQIDNEFEAVSASLKVPFYKTFWRVTVPVCLPSILQIARYLFVNGMTTVSAVAFLYSPDTQPASVAILNLDDAGQIGPAAAMATLVLVTAACACLLFAAVSHGVLRRTQAWRTTRRG, from the coding sequence ATGAGCGCCGTCCTGATCGAACGCCGCAGCGGCGAAGAAGCGCACGAGGAAGTCCGGCAAATCACGCATTGGCATGACAGGATCGCGCAGCTTGCGCTGTTGCTGATGTCCGCGATGCTCGCCCTGTTTCTGCTGATGCCGCTTGCGCTCGTGATCGGCAAATGCTTCGTCGATGCGGACGGCAAGTTTATCGGTCTTGCGAACTTCAGCGGCTATCTGGCCAGCAAAGCTGTCTGGACGTCTGCGCTGCATTCGGTGGCCGTCGCGTGCACCGTGACGTCGATCGTCATTCCGATGGCGTTCACGTTCGCCTACGCACTCACGCGTTCGTGCATGCCGATGAAGAATGCCGTCCGCACCGTGGCGTTGCTGCCGCTGCTCGCGCCTACGCTGCTGTCGGCGGTGTCGTTCATCTACTGGTTCGGCAATTCGGGGCTTCTGAAGCCGCTGTTGCATGGACATTCGATCTACGGTTTCTCCGGCATCGTGTGCAGTCTCGTCTATGCGGCGTTTCCCCACGTCCTGATGATTCTCGTCACGGCCCTGTCGCTCTCGGATGGCCGCCTGTATGAAGCTGCCGATGCAATGGGCACGAGCCGTCTGCGCAAGTTCGTGACGATCACGCTGCCGGGCGCGAAGTACGGCCTCATCAGCGCGACGATGGTGTCGTTCACGATCTGCATCAACGACTTCGGCGTGCCTGTCGTGATCGGCGGCCCGTACACGGTGCTGTCCACCGACATCTACAAGCTCATCATCGGCCTGCAGGACTTCAATCGTAGCGCGGTGGTCAGCCTGTTGCTGCTGTGTCCCGCGCTGGTGGCGTTCGCCGTCGACTACTTCATTCGCCGCAAGCAGCAGTCGCAGCTCGGCGCGCGTTCGACGCCGTTCCAGCCGAAGCCGTCGCGCGGTTTCGATATGGCGATGCTCGCTTACTGCGCGGTCGTGTGTCTGCTGATGATCGCCGTGGTCGGTATATCGGTGTTCGCGTCGTTCGTGAAGTTCTGGCCGTATCAGATGAGCCTTGGCTTGCAGCACTACAAGATGGGCCTGATCGCGGCCGGCATTTTCGATGCATACAAGAACAGTCTGAAGATGGCGGCATGCGTGGCAATCGGCGGCACGGCGATCGTGTTCGGCGGCGCGTATCTGGTCGAGAAGACGCGCGGGCCGCGCTGGCTGCGTGGGTTCATCAACCTTTGCGCAATCCTGCCGATGGGCGTGCCGGGGCTCGTGCTCGGCATCAGCTACATCTTTCTGTTCAACGCGCCTGCCAATCCGCTCAACGGTCTGTACGGCACGCTCGCGCTGCTCGCCGTCGTGACGGTGGTGCACTACTACTCGTCGAGTCATCTGACGGCGGTGACTGCACTGCGGCAGATCGACAACGAATTCGAGGCGGTGTCCGCTTCGCTGAAAGTGCCTTTCTACAAGACCTTCTGGCGCGTCACCGTGCCCGTCTGCCTGCCGTCGATCCTGCAGATCGCGCGCTATCTGTTCGTCAACGGCATGACGACGGTATCCGCTGTCGCATTCCTCTATTCGCCCGACACGCAACCTGCCTCGGTGGCGATCCTGAACCTCGACGACGCCGGTCAGATCGGACCGGCCGCCGCAATGGCGACGCTCGTCCTCGTTACGGCTGCCTGTGCGTGTCTGCTGTTTGCCGCCGTATCGCACGGCGTGTTGCGTCGAACTCAGGCATGGCGCACGACGCGCCGTGGCTGA
- a CDS encoding putative 2-aminoethylphosphonate ABC transporter substrate-binding protein — protein MAASVMFGVAQAAQAKTQLLVYTALEDEAMKPYKDAFEKANPDIEIRWVRDSTGAVTAKLLAEKSNPRADVVLGLAASSLTLLDLQGMLMPYQPKGFDALTRKYSDSNNPPHWVGMDVWGATICYNRVEAEKRHLPKPTSWEDLAKPIYKGMIVMPSPVSSGTGYLDVTSWLQTFGDEKGWQYMDALDKNVAQYVHSGSKPCTLAGTGEFPIGISFEFRGHELQAQGAPIDLIFPKEGLGWDMEATGVMKTTKHPEEAKKLADFMASRQANEITAQWWAIVAYPGVAKKLSGIPDNYSQLLVKNDFVWSAKNRQSILDDWQKRYGSKEQK, from the coding sequence ATGGCGGCGTCGGTGATGTTCGGCGTCGCGCAGGCTGCGCAGGCGAAGACGCAGTTGCTCGTCTATACGGCGCTCGAAGACGAAGCGATGAAGCCGTACAAGGACGCCTTCGAGAAGGCGAACCCCGACATCGAAATCCGCTGGGTGCGCGATTCGACGGGTGCGGTCACGGCGAAACTGCTCGCCGAAAAGAGCAATCCGCGCGCCGACGTCGTGCTCGGCCTGGCCGCATCGAGTCTCACGCTGCTCGATCTGCAAGGCATGCTGATGCCGTATCAGCCGAAGGGCTTCGACGCCCTCACGCGTAAATACAGCGACAGCAACAATCCGCCGCATTGGGTCGGCATGGACGTGTGGGGCGCGACCATCTGCTACAACCGCGTCGAAGCGGAAAAGCGCCATCTGCCGAAGCCGACCTCGTGGGAAGACCTCGCCAAGCCCATCTACAAAGGGATGATCGTGATGCCGAGCCCGGTCTCGTCGGGCACGGGCTACCTCGACGTCACGTCGTGGCTGCAGACCTTCGGTGACGAGAAAGGCTGGCAATACATGGACGCGCTCGACAAGAACGTCGCGCAATACGTGCACTCCGGCTCGAAGCCTTGCACGCTGGCGGGCACGGGTGAATTTCCGATCGGCATCTCATTCGAATTCCGCGGCCATGAATTGCAGGCGCAAGGCGCGCCCATCGACCTGATCTTTCCGAAAGAAGGGCTCGGCTGGGACATGGAAGCGACGGGCGTCATGAAGACGACCAAGCATCCCGAAGAAGCGAAGAAGCTCGCCGACTTCATGGCCAGCCGGCAGGCCAACGAAATCACGGCGCAATGGTGGGCGATAGTGGCCTACCCGGGTGTCGCGAAGAAGCTGTCGGGCATTCCCGACAATTATTCGCAACTGCTCGTGAAGAACGACTTCGTCTGGTCCGCGAAGAACCGCCAGTCGATTCTCGACGACTGGCAGAAGCGCTACGGCAGCAAGGAGCAGAAGTAG
- a CDS encoding putative 2-aminoethylphosphonate ABC transporter ATP-binding protein — MTAYLSVEQVSKRFNETTVLNDIHLGVKKGEMLCFLGPSGCGKTTLLRIIAGLETQSAGRIMQDGRDISRLPPQLRDYGIVFQSYALFPNLTIFDNVAYGLVNRKMKRAAIAERVHELLALVGLPDSHRKHPNQLSGGQQQRIALARALATSPGLLLLDEPLSALDARVRVRLRQEIRQLQQRLGVTTIMVTHDQEEALSMADRIVVMNHGVIEQIGSPHEIYREPASPFVADFIGKVNMIPAEVMRDGTLKAGEIGLHYGCGSAQPAPGSQVSAFVRPEDIHIKLPGSTPDNLLAAQVEKLEFLGAFCRVSFKVEGLAGQEIVADLSFHEMRRTGLQTGARFDLAIQRENVCVFTAAKERLQ, encoded by the coding sequence ATGACAGCGTATTTGAGCGTGGAGCAGGTTTCCAAGCGGTTCAACGAGACGACCGTTCTGAACGATATCCATCTCGGCGTGAAGAAGGGCGAGATGCTGTGTTTCCTGGGGCCGTCGGGGTGCGGCAAGACGACCTTGCTGCGGATCATCGCTGGGCTCGAAACGCAGAGCGCGGGCCGCATCATGCAGGACGGCCGCGATATCTCGCGCTTGCCGCCGCAGTTGCGCGACTACGGCATCGTGTTCCAGTCGTACGCGCTGTTTCCGAATCTCACGATATTCGACAACGTGGCGTATGGCCTCGTGAATCGCAAGATGAAGCGCGCGGCGATCGCGGAGCGCGTGCACGAACTGCTCGCGCTGGTGGGTTTGCCGGACTCGCATCGCAAGCATCCGAACCAGTTGTCGGGCGGCCAGCAGCAGCGCATTGCGCTCGCACGGGCGCTGGCGACGTCGCCCGGCTTGCTGTTGCTCGACGAGCCGCTATCGGCGCTCGATGCGCGCGTGCGGGTGCGCTTGCGCCAGGAGATTCGCCAGTTGCAGCAACGGCTCGGCGTCACGACGATCATGGTCACGCACGATCAGGAAGAAGCGCTGTCGATGGCTGATCGCATCGTCGTGATGAATCACGGTGTGATCGAGCAGATCGGTTCGCCGCACGAGATCTATCGCGAGCCTGCGTCGCCGTTCGTCGCGGATTTCATCGGCAAGGTCAACATGATTCCCGCCGAGGTGATGCGCGACGGCACGTTGAAGGCGGGCGAGATCGGGCTGCACTACGGCTGCGGGAGCGCGCAGCCCGCGCCGGGCTCGCAGGTCTCGGCCTTCGTGCGTCCGGAAGACATCCATATCAAGTTGCCCGGCAGCACGCCCGACAACCTGCTTGCCGCGCAGGTGGAAAAGCTCGAGTTTCTCGGCGCGTTTTGCCGCGTCAGTTTCAAGGTCGAAGGACTCGCGGGACAGGAGATCGTCGCCGACCTGTCGTTCCATGAGATGCGCCGCACGGGCCTGCAGACGGGCGCACGTTTCGACCTTGCCATTCAACGCGAAAACGTCTGCGTGTTCACGGCCGCGAAGGAGCGTCTGCAATGA